The Struthio camelus isolate bStrCam1 chromosome 5, bStrCam1.hap1, whole genome shotgun sequence genome has a segment encoding these proteins:
- the CARS1 gene encoding cysteine--tRNA ligase, cytoplasmic isoform X2: protein MAAAGAEQDVEVFRKFSGPPEDQYFHVVRWYRHIEAIYDGSNEKNEPCKLQTSKGRRMQPHWSPPEGTKHSRLCLYNSLTRNKELFQPQNGKKVTWYCCGPTVYDASHMGHARSYISFDILRRIFRDYFKFDVFYCMNITDIDDKIIKRARQNYLFEQYRENKSTAAQLLEDVKTASELFSVKLNETTDPDKKQMLERIQSAVRSAFDPLEEAVREKLPTEEINTYHEILLEEAKDLLSDWLDKKFGSQVTDNSIFSKLPKFWEAEFHKDMEALNVLPPDVLTRVSEYVPEIVEFVKTIVDNGYGYVSNGSVYFDTMKFDSAEKHSYAKLVPEAVGDQKALQEGEGDLSISTDRLSEKHSPNDFALWKSSKPGEPSWDSPWGKGRPGWHIECSAMAGSVLGESMDIHGGGFDLRFPHHDNELAQSEAYFENDHWVRYFLHTGHLTIAGCKMSKSLKNFITIKDALKKHTARQLRLAFLMHSWKDTLDYSNNTMESAIQYEKFMSEFFLNVKDILRAPTDLTGQFQKWESQEAELNKNFYDKKAAIHEALCDNIDTRSVLEEMRSLVSQSNSYIAAKKSSRQMPNRLLLENISSYLTQMLKIFGAIDSDDAIGFPVGGNSQNVNIESTVMPYLQVLSEFREGVRQIAREKKVTEVLQLSDALRDDVLPELGVRFEDHEGLPTVVKLVDKDTLLKEREEKKKVEEEKKRRKEEAARKKQEQEAAKLAKMKIPPHEMFKLEHDKYSMFDENGFPTHDTEGKELSKGQIKKLKKLYETQEKLYKEYLQMVQNGSAN from the exons ATGGCAGCGGCCGGCGCCGAGCAGG ATGTGGAGGTATTCAGAAAGTTTTCGGGGCCACCTGAGGACCAGTATTTCCATGTTGTCCGGTGGTACAGGCACATAGAAGCAATCTATGATGgcagcaatgaaaaaaatgagcCTTGTAAGCTTCAAACAA gTAAAGGCAGGCGTATGCAGCCTCACTGGTCTCCCCCTGAAGGGACAAAACATTCTAGACTCTGCCTCTATAACAGCCTGACTCGCAATAAG GAACTATTTCAGCCTCAGAATGGAAAAAAGGTCACATGGTATTGCTGTGGTCCAACAGTGTACGATGCTTCTCACATGGGACATGCCAG gtCATACATCTCTTTTGACATCCTGAGAAGAATCTTTAGGGATTATTTTAAATTTGACGTTTTCTATTGTATGAATATTACAGATATTGATGATAAG ATCATCAAGAGAGCAAGACAAAATTACCTTTTTGAACAGTATAGGGAGAACAAATCAACAGCAGCTCAACTACTTGAAGATGTCAAAACTGCCTCAGAG CTCTTTTCAGTTAAATTAAATGAGACAACAGACCCAGATAAAAAGCAGATGTTGGAAAGAATTCAGAGTGCAGTGAGGTCTGCTTTTGACCCTCTGGAAGAAGCTGTGCGAGAGAAACTCCCCACCGAAGAGATCAACACATACCATGAG atACTGTTGGAAGAAGCAAAAGATTTGCTGTCTGACTGGTTGGACAAAAAATTTGGCAGTCAGGTGACTGACAATTCCATATTCTCTAAGCTCCCCAAATTCTGGGAAGCGGAATTTCATAAAGACATGGAAGCTCTCAAT GTTTTACCTCCTGATGTTTTAACACGGGTTAGTGAATATGTTCCAGAAATTGTGGAATTTGTTAAAACGATTGTGGATAATGGTTATGG gtATGTGTCTAATGGATCTGTATACTTTGATACTATGAAGTTTGATTCTGCTGAGAAGCACTCCTATGCTAAGTTGGTTCCTGAAGCTGTAGGTGATCAAAAAGCTCTTCAAGAGGGTGAAg GTGACCTGAGTATCTCAACTGATCGCTTGAGTGAGAAGCATTCTCCAAATGATTTTGCTTTGTGGAAATCCTCCAAGCCAGGAGAGCCCTCGTGGGACTCTCCATGGGGAAAG GGCCGTCCAGGTTGGCACATTGAATGTTCTGCAATGGCTGGATCCGTTTTAGGAGAGTCGATGGATATTCATGGAGGAGGGTTTGATCTCCGTTTTCCACACCATGACAATGAACTGGCACAGTCTGAG gCATACTTTGAAAATGATCACTGGGTTCGATATTTTCTGCATACTGGCCACTTAACAATTGCTGGCTGTAAAATGTCCAAATCTTTAAAGAATTTCATTACCATAAAAGATGCATTGAAGAAGCATACAG CACGGCAGTTACGGTTGGCTTTCCTCATGCACTCTTGGAAGGATACACTGGATTATTCGAATAATACCATGGAGTCAGCTATTCAGTATGAGAAGTTTATGAGC GAATTCTTTTTAAATGTGAAGGATATTCTTCGAGCTCCCACTGATTTGACAGGCCAGTTTCAGAAATGGGAAAgccaggaagcagagctgaaCAAAAA tttttACGACAAGAAGGCAGCAATTCATGAAGCACTGTGTGACAATATTGATACTCGCTCTGTCTTAGAAGAAATGCGTTCATTAGTCAGTCAGAGTAACTCCTATATTGCTGCAAAGAAATCTTCCAGACAAATGCCAAACAGACTTCTTTTAGAAAACATCAGTTCGTATCTCACTCAAATGCTAAAG ATATTTGGTGCCATAGACAGTGATGATGCAATTGGGTTTCCTGTTGGAGGAAACAGTCAAAACGTAAAT ATTGAATCTACAGTGATGCCATACCTACAAGTCCTTTCTGAGTTCAGAGAAGGAGTGCGACAAATTGCTAGAGAGAAGAAAG TaactgaagtgctgcagttgaGTGACGCTCTTCGGGATGACGTCCTTCCTGAACTGGGTGTTCGATTTGAAGATCATGAAG GGCTTCCAACTGTGGTCAAATTAGTGGATAAGGACACATtattgaaagaaagagaagaaaagaagaag gttgaagaagagaaaaaaaggaggaaagaagaagcaGCCAGGAAAAAACAAGAGCAGGAG
- the CARS1 gene encoding cysteine--tRNA ligase, cytoplasmic isoform X1 yields MAAAGAEQASSYSFILSISEEEARVKALNEYLSTRSYIQGFIFSHADVEVFRKFSGPPEDQYFHVVRWYRHIEAIYDGSNEKNEPCKLQTSKGRRMQPHWSPPEGTKHSRLCLYNSLTRNKELFQPQNGKKVTWYCCGPTVYDASHMGHARSYISFDILRRIFRDYFKFDVFYCMNITDIDDKIIKRARQNYLFEQYRENKSTAAQLLEDVKTASELFSVKLNETTDPDKKQMLERIQSAVRSAFDPLEEAVREKLPTEEINTYHEILLEEAKDLLSDWLDKKFGSQVTDNSIFSKLPKFWEAEFHKDMEALNVLPPDVLTRVSEYVPEIVEFVKTIVDNGYGYVSNGSVYFDTMKFDSAEKHSYAKLVPEAVGDQKALQEGEGDLSISTDRLSEKHSPNDFALWKSSKPGEPSWDSPWGKGRPGWHIECSAMAGSVLGESMDIHGGGFDLRFPHHDNELAQSEAYFENDHWVRYFLHTGHLTIAGCKMSKSLKNFITIKDALKKHTARQLRLAFLMHSWKDTLDYSNNTMESAIQYEKFMSEFFLNVKDILRAPTDLTGQFQKWESQEAELNKNFYDKKAAIHEALCDNIDTRSVLEEMRSLVSQSNSYIAAKKSSRQMPNRLLLENISSYLTQMLKIFGAIDSDDAIGFPVGGNSQNVNIESTVMPYLQVLSEFREGVRQIAREKKVTEVLQLSDALRDDVLPELGVRFEDHEGLPTVVKLVDKDTLLKEREEKKKVEEEKKRRKEEAARKKQEQEAAKLAKMKIPPHEMFKLEHDKYSMFDENGFPTHDTEGKELSKGQIKKLKKLYETQEKLYKEYLQMVQNGSAN; encoded by the exons ATGGCAGCGGCCGGCGCCGAGCAGG CTTCCAGCTACAGTTTTATTCTGAGCATTAGTGAAGAGGAAGCCAGGGTGAAGGCTTTGAACGAGTACCTGAGCACTCGTAGTTATATCCAGGGGTTCATATTTTCACATGCAGATGTGGAGGTATTCAGAAAGTTTTCGGGGCCACCTGAGGACCAGTATTTCCATGTTGTCCGGTGGTACAGGCACATAGAAGCAATCTATGATGgcagcaatgaaaaaaatgagcCTTGTAAGCTTCAAACAA gTAAAGGCAGGCGTATGCAGCCTCACTGGTCTCCCCCTGAAGGGACAAAACATTCTAGACTCTGCCTCTATAACAGCCTGACTCGCAATAAG GAACTATTTCAGCCTCAGAATGGAAAAAAGGTCACATGGTATTGCTGTGGTCCAACAGTGTACGATGCTTCTCACATGGGACATGCCAG gtCATACATCTCTTTTGACATCCTGAGAAGAATCTTTAGGGATTATTTTAAATTTGACGTTTTCTATTGTATGAATATTACAGATATTGATGATAAG ATCATCAAGAGAGCAAGACAAAATTACCTTTTTGAACAGTATAGGGAGAACAAATCAACAGCAGCTCAACTACTTGAAGATGTCAAAACTGCCTCAGAG CTCTTTTCAGTTAAATTAAATGAGACAACAGACCCAGATAAAAAGCAGATGTTGGAAAGAATTCAGAGTGCAGTGAGGTCTGCTTTTGACCCTCTGGAAGAAGCTGTGCGAGAGAAACTCCCCACCGAAGAGATCAACACATACCATGAG atACTGTTGGAAGAAGCAAAAGATTTGCTGTCTGACTGGTTGGACAAAAAATTTGGCAGTCAGGTGACTGACAATTCCATATTCTCTAAGCTCCCCAAATTCTGGGAAGCGGAATTTCATAAAGACATGGAAGCTCTCAAT GTTTTACCTCCTGATGTTTTAACACGGGTTAGTGAATATGTTCCAGAAATTGTGGAATTTGTTAAAACGATTGTGGATAATGGTTATGG gtATGTGTCTAATGGATCTGTATACTTTGATACTATGAAGTTTGATTCTGCTGAGAAGCACTCCTATGCTAAGTTGGTTCCTGAAGCTGTAGGTGATCAAAAAGCTCTTCAAGAGGGTGAAg GTGACCTGAGTATCTCAACTGATCGCTTGAGTGAGAAGCATTCTCCAAATGATTTTGCTTTGTGGAAATCCTCCAAGCCAGGAGAGCCCTCGTGGGACTCTCCATGGGGAAAG GGCCGTCCAGGTTGGCACATTGAATGTTCTGCAATGGCTGGATCCGTTTTAGGAGAGTCGATGGATATTCATGGAGGAGGGTTTGATCTCCGTTTTCCACACCATGACAATGAACTGGCACAGTCTGAG gCATACTTTGAAAATGATCACTGGGTTCGATATTTTCTGCATACTGGCCACTTAACAATTGCTGGCTGTAAAATGTCCAAATCTTTAAAGAATTTCATTACCATAAAAGATGCATTGAAGAAGCATACAG CACGGCAGTTACGGTTGGCTTTCCTCATGCACTCTTGGAAGGATACACTGGATTATTCGAATAATACCATGGAGTCAGCTATTCAGTATGAGAAGTTTATGAGC GAATTCTTTTTAAATGTGAAGGATATTCTTCGAGCTCCCACTGATTTGACAGGCCAGTTTCAGAAATGGGAAAgccaggaagcagagctgaaCAAAAA tttttACGACAAGAAGGCAGCAATTCATGAAGCACTGTGTGACAATATTGATACTCGCTCTGTCTTAGAAGAAATGCGTTCATTAGTCAGTCAGAGTAACTCCTATATTGCTGCAAAGAAATCTTCCAGACAAATGCCAAACAGACTTCTTTTAGAAAACATCAGTTCGTATCTCACTCAAATGCTAAAG ATATTTGGTGCCATAGACAGTGATGATGCAATTGGGTTTCCTGTTGGAGGAAACAGTCAAAACGTAAAT ATTGAATCTACAGTGATGCCATACCTACAAGTCCTTTCTGAGTTCAGAGAAGGAGTGCGACAAATTGCTAGAGAGAAGAAAG TaactgaagtgctgcagttgaGTGACGCTCTTCGGGATGACGTCCTTCCTGAACTGGGTGTTCGATTTGAAGATCATGAAG GGCTTCCAACTGTGGTCAAATTAGTGGATAAGGACACATtattgaaagaaagagaagaaaagaagaag gttgaagaagagaaaaaaaggaggaaagaagaagcaGCCAGGAAAAAACAAGAGCAGGAG
- the CARS1 gene encoding cysteine--tRNA ligase, cytoplasmic isoform X3, with product MAAAGAEQGKGRRMQPHWSPPEGTKHSRLCLYNSLTRNKELFQPQNGKKVTWYCCGPTVYDASHMGHARSYISFDILRRIFRDYFKFDVFYCMNITDIDDKIIKRARQNYLFEQYRENKSTAAQLLEDVKTASELFSVKLNETTDPDKKQMLERIQSAVRSAFDPLEEAVREKLPTEEINTYHEILLEEAKDLLSDWLDKKFGSQVTDNSIFSKLPKFWEAEFHKDMEALNVLPPDVLTRVSEYVPEIVEFVKTIVDNGYGYVSNGSVYFDTMKFDSAEKHSYAKLVPEAVGDQKALQEGEGDLSISTDRLSEKHSPNDFALWKSSKPGEPSWDSPWGKGRPGWHIECSAMAGSVLGESMDIHGGGFDLRFPHHDNELAQSEAYFENDHWVRYFLHTGHLTIAGCKMSKSLKNFITIKDALKKHTARQLRLAFLMHSWKDTLDYSNNTMESAIQYEKFMSEFFLNVKDILRAPTDLTGQFQKWESQEAELNKNFYDKKAAIHEALCDNIDTRSVLEEMRSLVSQSNSYIAAKKSSRQMPNRLLLENISSYLTQMLKIFGAIDSDDAIGFPVGGNSQNVNIESTVMPYLQVLSEFREGVRQIAREKKVTEVLQLSDALRDDVLPELGVRFEDHEGLPTVVKLVDKDTLLKEREEKKKVEEEKKRRKEEAARKKQEQEAAKLAKMKIPPHEMFKLEHDKYSMFDENGFPTHDTEGKELSKGQIKKLKKLYETQEKLYKEYLQMVQNGSAN from the exons ATGGCAGCGGCCGGCGCCGAGCAGG gTAAAGGCAGGCGTATGCAGCCTCACTGGTCTCCCCCTGAAGGGACAAAACATTCTAGACTCTGCCTCTATAACAGCCTGACTCGCAATAAG GAACTATTTCAGCCTCAGAATGGAAAAAAGGTCACATGGTATTGCTGTGGTCCAACAGTGTACGATGCTTCTCACATGGGACATGCCAG gtCATACATCTCTTTTGACATCCTGAGAAGAATCTTTAGGGATTATTTTAAATTTGACGTTTTCTATTGTATGAATATTACAGATATTGATGATAAG ATCATCAAGAGAGCAAGACAAAATTACCTTTTTGAACAGTATAGGGAGAACAAATCAACAGCAGCTCAACTACTTGAAGATGTCAAAACTGCCTCAGAG CTCTTTTCAGTTAAATTAAATGAGACAACAGACCCAGATAAAAAGCAGATGTTGGAAAGAATTCAGAGTGCAGTGAGGTCTGCTTTTGACCCTCTGGAAGAAGCTGTGCGAGAGAAACTCCCCACCGAAGAGATCAACACATACCATGAG atACTGTTGGAAGAAGCAAAAGATTTGCTGTCTGACTGGTTGGACAAAAAATTTGGCAGTCAGGTGACTGACAATTCCATATTCTCTAAGCTCCCCAAATTCTGGGAAGCGGAATTTCATAAAGACATGGAAGCTCTCAAT GTTTTACCTCCTGATGTTTTAACACGGGTTAGTGAATATGTTCCAGAAATTGTGGAATTTGTTAAAACGATTGTGGATAATGGTTATGG gtATGTGTCTAATGGATCTGTATACTTTGATACTATGAAGTTTGATTCTGCTGAGAAGCACTCCTATGCTAAGTTGGTTCCTGAAGCTGTAGGTGATCAAAAAGCTCTTCAAGAGGGTGAAg GTGACCTGAGTATCTCAACTGATCGCTTGAGTGAGAAGCATTCTCCAAATGATTTTGCTTTGTGGAAATCCTCCAAGCCAGGAGAGCCCTCGTGGGACTCTCCATGGGGAAAG GGCCGTCCAGGTTGGCACATTGAATGTTCTGCAATGGCTGGATCCGTTTTAGGAGAGTCGATGGATATTCATGGAGGAGGGTTTGATCTCCGTTTTCCACACCATGACAATGAACTGGCACAGTCTGAG gCATACTTTGAAAATGATCACTGGGTTCGATATTTTCTGCATACTGGCCACTTAACAATTGCTGGCTGTAAAATGTCCAAATCTTTAAAGAATTTCATTACCATAAAAGATGCATTGAAGAAGCATACAG CACGGCAGTTACGGTTGGCTTTCCTCATGCACTCTTGGAAGGATACACTGGATTATTCGAATAATACCATGGAGTCAGCTATTCAGTATGAGAAGTTTATGAGC GAATTCTTTTTAAATGTGAAGGATATTCTTCGAGCTCCCACTGATTTGACAGGCCAGTTTCAGAAATGGGAAAgccaggaagcagagctgaaCAAAAA tttttACGACAAGAAGGCAGCAATTCATGAAGCACTGTGTGACAATATTGATACTCGCTCTGTCTTAGAAGAAATGCGTTCATTAGTCAGTCAGAGTAACTCCTATATTGCTGCAAAGAAATCTTCCAGACAAATGCCAAACAGACTTCTTTTAGAAAACATCAGTTCGTATCTCACTCAAATGCTAAAG ATATTTGGTGCCATAGACAGTGATGATGCAATTGGGTTTCCTGTTGGAGGAAACAGTCAAAACGTAAAT ATTGAATCTACAGTGATGCCATACCTACAAGTCCTTTCTGAGTTCAGAGAAGGAGTGCGACAAATTGCTAGAGAGAAGAAAG TaactgaagtgctgcagttgaGTGACGCTCTTCGGGATGACGTCCTTCCTGAACTGGGTGTTCGATTTGAAGATCATGAAG GGCTTCCAACTGTGGTCAAATTAGTGGATAAGGACACATtattgaaagaaagagaagaaaagaagaag gttgaagaagagaaaaaaaggaggaaagaagaagcaGCCAGGAAAAAACAAGAGCAGGAG
- the CARS1 gene encoding cysteine--tRNA ligase, cytoplasmic isoform X4 → MQPHWSPPEGTKHSRLCLYNSLTRNKELFQPQNGKKVTWYCCGPTVYDASHMGHARSYISFDILRRIFRDYFKFDVFYCMNITDIDDKIIKRARQNYLFEQYRENKSTAAQLLEDVKTASELFSVKLNETTDPDKKQMLERIQSAVRSAFDPLEEAVREKLPTEEINTYHEILLEEAKDLLSDWLDKKFGSQVTDNSIFSKLPKFWEAEFHKDMEALNVLPPDVLTRVSEYVPEIVEFVKTIVDNGYGYVSNGSVYFDTMKFDSAEKHSYAKLVPEAVGDQKALQEGEGDLSISTDRLSEKHSPNDFALWKSSKPGEPSWDSPWGKGRPGWHIECSAMAGSVLGESMDIHGGGFDLRFPHHDNELAQSEAYFENDHWVRYFLHTGHLTIAGCKMSKSLKNFITIKDALKKHTARQLRLAFLMHSWKDTLDYSNNTMESAIQYEKFMSEFFLNVKDILRAPTDLTGQFQKWESQEAELNKNFYDKKAAIHEALCDNIDTRSVLEEMRSLVSQSNSYIAAKKSSRQMPNRLLLENISSYLTQMLKIFGAIDSDDAIGFPVGGNSQNVNIESTVMPYLQVLSEFREGVRQIAREKKVTEVLQLSDALRDDVLPELGVRFEDHEGLPTVVKLVDKDTLLKEREEKKKVEEEKKRRKEEAARKKQEQEAAKLAKMKIPPHEMFKLEHDKYSMFDENGFPTHDTEGKELSKGQIKKLKKLYETQEKLYKEYLQMVQNGSAN, encoded by the exons ATGCAGCCTCACTGGTCTCCCCCTGAAGGGACAAAACATTCTAGACTCTGCCTCTATAACAGCCTGACTCGCAATAAG GAACTATTTCAGCCTCAGAATGGAAAAAAGGTCACATGGTATTGCTGTGGTCCAACAGTGTACGATGCTTCTCACATGGGACATGCCAG gtCATACATCTCTTTTGACATCCTGAGAAGAATCTTTAGGGATTATTTTAAATTTGACGTTTTCTATTGTATGAATATTACAGATATTGATGATAAG ATCATCAAGAGAGCAAGACAAAATTACCTTTTTGAACAGTATAGGGAGAACAAATCAACAGCAGCTCAACTACTTGAAGATGTCAAAACTGCCTCAGAG CTCTTTTCAGTTAAATTAAATGAGACAACAGACCCAGATAAAAAGCAGATGTTGGAAAGAATTCAGAGTGCAGTGAGGTCTGCTTTTGACCCTCTGGAAGAAGCTGTGCGAGAGAAACTCCCCACCGAAGAGATCAACACATACCATGAG atACTGTTGGAAGAAGCAAAAGATTTGCTGTCTGACTGGTTGGACAAAAAATTTGGCAGTCAGGTGACTGACAATTCCATATTCTCTAAGCTCCCCAAATTCTGGGAAGCGGAATTTCATAAAGACATGGAAGCTCTCAAT GTTTTACCTCCTGATGTTTTAACACGGGTTAGTGAATATGTTCCAGAAATTGTGGAATTTGTTAAAACGATTGTGGATAATGGTTATGG gtATGTGTCTAATGGATCTGTATACTTTGATACTATGAAGTTTGATTCTGCTGAGAAGCACTCCTATGCTAAGTTGGTTCCTGAAGCTGTAGGTGATCAAAAAGCTCTTCAAGAGGGTGAAg GTGACCTGAGTATCTCAACTGATCGCTTGAGTGAGAAGCATTCTCCAAATGATTTTGCTTTGTGGAAATCCTCCAAGCCAGGAGAGCCCTCGTGGGACTCTCCATGGGGAAAG GGCCGTCCAGGTTGGCACATTGAATGTTCTGCAATGGCTGGATCCGTTTTAGGAGAGTCGATGGATATTCATGGAGGAGGGTTTGATCTCCGTTTTCCACACCATGACAATGAACTGGCACAGTCTGAG gCATACTTTGAAAATGATCACTGGGTTCGATATTTTCTGCATACTGGCCACTTAACAATTGCTGGCTGTAAAATGTCCAAATCTTTAAAGAATTTCATTACCATAAAAGATGCATTGAAGAAGCATACAG CACGGCAGTTACGGTTGGCTTTCCTCATGCACTCTTGGAAGGATACACTGGATTATTCGAATAATACCATGGAGTCAGCTATTCAGTATGAGAAGTTTATGAGC GAATTCTTTTTAAATGTGAAGGATATTCTTCGAGCTCCCACTGATTTGACAGGCCAGTTTCAGAAATGGGAAAgccaggaagcagagctgaaCAAAAA tttttACGACAAGAAGGCAGCAATTCATGAAGCACTGTGTGACAATATTGATACTCGCTCTGTCTTAGAAGAAATGCGTTCATTAGTCAGTCAGAGTAACTCCTATATTGCTGCAAAGAAATCTTCCAGACAAATGCCAAACAGACTTCTTTTAGAAAACATCAGTTCGTATCTCACTCAAATGCTAAAG ATATTTGGTGCCATAGACAGTGATGATGCAATTGGGTTTCCTGTTGGAGGAAACAGTCAAAACGTAAAT ATTGAATCTACAGTGATGCCATACCTACAAGTCCTTTCTGAGTTCAGAGAAGGAGTGCGACAAATTGCTAGAGAGAAGAAAG TaactgaagtgctgcagttgaGTGACGCTCTTCGGGATGACGTCCTTCCTGAACTGGGTGTTCGATTTGAAGATCATGAAG GGCTTCCAACTGTGGTCAAATTAGTGGATAAGGACACATtattgaaagaaagagaagaaaagaagaag gttgaagaagagaaaaaaaggaggaaagaagaagcaGCCAGGAAAAAACAAGAGCAGGAG